A single genomic interval of Nerophis lumbriciformis linkage group LG17, RoL_Nlum_v2.1, whole genome shotgun sequence harbors:
- the srsf1a gene encoding serine/arginine-rich splicing factor 1A codes for MRVVTSSGPLTQLQYVADYFITRRRTSPECGATGRKSGTEGKGVWLPPRNESPLLKQRPVPHSSAMSGVVRGPAGNNDCRIYVGNLPPDIRTKDVEEVFYKYGAIRDIDLKNRRGGPPFAFIEFEDPRDAGDAVYGRDGYDYDGYRLRVEFPRSNRGAGRGSFSGGGGAGGAPRGRYGPPSRRSEYRVVVSGLPQSGSWQDLKDHMREAGDVCYADVYRDGTGVVEFVRKEDMTYAVRKLDNSKFRSHEGETAYVRVKVDGPRSPSYGRSRSRSHGSRSRSRSISRSRSDSRGRDRASPRYSPRPSRSRSRSRS; via the exons ATGCGTGTCGTGACGTCATCGGGTCCACTTACTCAGCTCCAGTACGTGGCGGACTACTTTATTACGCGGAGGCGCACCAGTCCTGAATGCGGCGCCACAGGAAGGAAGTCCGGCACTGAAGGGAAAGGCGTCTGGTTGCCGCCGCG CAACGAGTCGCCTTTATTAAAGCAGCGACCAGTCCCCCATTCATCCGCGATGTCTGGCGTGGTGAGAGGCCCGGCAGGGAACAACGACTGCCGAATCTACGTAGGCAACCTTCCCCCTGATATTCGCACGAAAGACGTGGAGGAGGTGTTCTACAAGTACGGCGCCATTCGGGATATCGACCTGAAAAACAGACGAGGTGGACCGCCGTTCGCTTTCATTGAGTTCGAAGACCCAAG GGATGCCGGCGATGCAGTCTATGGCCGGGATGGATACGACTACGACGGCTACAGGCTCCGTGTCGAGTTCCCCCGGAGCAACAGGGGCGCCGGTAGAGGCAGTTTCAGCGGGGGCGGTGGAGCCGGTGGAGCCCCGAGAGGCCGCTATGGTCCTCCATCCAGGCGCTCCGAGTACAGAGTTGTAGTGTCCG GTCTCCCTCAGAGTGGCAGCTGGCAGGACCTGAAGGACCACATGCGTGAAGCAGGGGACGTGTGCTACGCCGACGTCTACAGAGATGGAACCGGTGTTGTAGAGTTTGTGCGCAAGGAAGATATGACCTATGCCGTTCGAAAGCTGGACAACTCCAAATTCCGCTCGCACGAG GGAGAGACGGCTTACGTTCGCGTGAAAGTAGACGGTCCCCGCAGCCCCAGTTACGGAAGATCCCGCTCCCGCAGCCATGGCAGCAGAAGCCGCAGTCGCAGCATCAGCCGGAGCCGCAGCGATTCTCGAGGCCGCGACAGAGCATCGCCACGCTACTCGCCTCGTCCCAGCCGCTCTCGATCCCGCTCTCGCTCCTAA